The Ricinus communis isolate WT05 ecotype wild-type chromosome 8, ASM1957865v1, whole genome shotgun sequence sequence CTCGCCGCTGGCGCCGCCAAGGAGGCCGCTGACCACTTCGGCCTCTTCCCTTCAGCCGGTGCTTCAGTTAAGGATGCAGTTGCCGATCTTCTCGGTGTCTTTATAGCTGCATTTGCACTGTCAATTTGTAAAAATCCAAATGGATCCGACACAGGTCCGGGTCAGAACCGAAGGGTTTTGCCCGTTTAAGTGATTGGTTTGGGAttgttctttttgtttgtGGGTTGTGATGCTTGGGAAGTAGAGTGGATTCGTGGAGTTAATTTGAGGGTTTGCAAATGGAAAAAGCTCAATCAGCTGTTGAGAAAATGACGGAAAAGAATGGAGTTCTGTATTTTGTAAATCTGTATTCTAAAGATTACAAAAAGATTAGTTGAGGTTAGTTTCTTTTACATTATAGATGGGTTTATAtagtttcattctttttttgaatGCTTTATATCGTTCCTAGCAAAAGAGGCATATCTTGAATTGAGTATCATCTCTCTTTAAATTGCTTagctttaaattttaaagttaatgtcttttcttcttttctttttcattttcctattatcttttcatgttttttctttcttagtcCTTTAACTTGTATGTGTACCTTCTCATGTATACAGTTGTGGTTGATGATTCTCATTTAGGTGGAAATGGATGGAAAATTCTTAGGGCTTCTTGTAATAATGGATAAGCTGCATGATTGTAATTCCTGTTAACAGGCTTTTAAGagcaaaataattaaatccaaatgCAATGAATTATACTATTAAGGTAAGCTCCATGGTGGACATTTCCTGATGCAGCAAGCATAATTGCCTCTAAGATCTATTGCACTGAGCAAGCTGCTGTTTAGTCAATAGACAGTACTATTGCTTACTGGCATTTGCTGTGAGAATTATGTCCCGAGGACCTCACCTAGCCGCATCTTATGTTCCTTCaagaatttttcaaaatgcCTGTATGTTTAGTTGAATAGTGCAGCAGATATGGGCTACTGCTTAACTGGAGTATGAATTTGTTGAACTCCTGGATCAAGGGACAGGAAATTTATGGGTATGGAATAACAACATCAAATTAAGTGGTGAATAGAAGCTCCTTAAAGCATGAATTAGTGAGATAAAGTTCTTTAATTTCAGTTGCGAATTACATAGACAGCATGCTagcttgatcatcaaggtTTCAAAAGGAAATGCCTTAGTGATTAGAAGCTAAAGGAAGACTTGTGCAAGTAATGAACCATGAaggtttctttctttgctgTAGCAGCTTGTCCAAAAGCCAACTAACTTGGGGGTGCAAACTTTTACATTTGATATATATCTTATTCatttagagaaataaaaacCAATTTAGATAAGTTTGTGATTTAAGTGAAGCAATTTTAGCCCTTAAAAATGAACTCAGCAATACTTAAAAGTAGAGATTAAACTTTTTCCTGTGATTCTGtccttttgtttcttgttaCTTTGCCAATTTACTCAGCCTGATTTCAGAAATTCAAATATAACCTACTATGCAAATCTTAATGGAGAAAAAAGGTTGTGGCTATTTGCAAACCTTAAAGGGCGATGgtgttgagtatttgatgacaGTAATATAATAGGACAGCAATGAAACTTGGCCGTCAATGTTAGTCAGATTTAAGAGGCAATCAGGGTGCATGCCTCGTGAAATATAGTTGTTGCTTGAGTACTGGCATAGATGTTGTCAAtcatgttaattattttaaattgtgcTCAGGCTTCATTACAAACTTTTTAGCAACAAAGAATTCAGATAGCATCCTGTTCTATAATACTGGGTCAAGCAGAAAGGACAAACAAGAATAGGAGGAAGATGTAAATGACAAGTGTTTTTGAGCACTGAAATGCAATTCTTAGAACATCTTTACAGAATTCAAATATGTACTTTTTATAGGTGAAGTTAAAGTTGTCTGCACTTGTGATAGAATCGCAGTCTCAATCTATGCATGTTTTATCTCTCTTGCATGCATATATGTCTATGTAATTCAATTTgcaatattttgatattattccCATGATGTAGAATTATCTGCACTTCTATATAACAGAGTTCAGGATTATTTGTATACATCTGCTAATGGTTTTAATATTCAGTCACCTTCTGAAGCTCCTTGCTGTTGAAGGCTTTTCACGAGCGTCACCATCTTCTTCCGGCAGTTTGACTGCAGAATAAATTCCAGCTCCACACAGTGCACCAAGGATTGGGGCCGTGAGGTATACCCATATGGCTTTGTAGTTGTTTGCAGCTATGGCTGGCCCTAATGTTCTCACTGGGTTCATTGATGCACCTGTCGTTTCCCTGCACCAGAGAACAAACAAGAATATTCAGTACGCCTCCAGTGTGTTGTATCAAAATACAACCGATGTACTTTGCCTATTGATCATGTCTATACACCATTAAGGAAAACTAGAGCAGTAATTGAAAATCTATTCAGTAAGCCATAATTTGTTTGCTGGCTTTCAGTCAAAGCGCACAAATGGTCCCATTTTTAAGCTTGTAGTAAGTGTGAAGGCCAAGCTACAATGTAAATTGATTGAGTTGCATTCTAATTGACTGCTCTTAATGTAATTTGTATACAGGCTTTATCTAATATTTCTTGTGCTTAAGTTTACgttgtttaatttttgctctcttattttcttttactactGTGAAAAGCAAAGTATGTACAGTGCATAAAAGAGCTGAATTCACGCCAATAGATATAAATCTCTTATCTCTTGATGGTAATGTGTTTCTGAAAATTTAAATCCAGTATAACTGGTCTTTTGTGTCTTTTAGAGCTAAAATCTTTTGGTTTGAACACCTCCATTATCTGAGTCTCGTAGCTAGCAAATACCATTGGCTTCAAGCAAATATAACCAAGTCCAAGTCATgtaatattttcattaaattttgaagaagaagaagaagaagaagagagaaagatgAAGGATGATACATACCCAGCGATCAGTATGTTGAGCGTCACAGTGGCCCCAACCGCGATTCCTGCCAACTCCCCCACCTGCACGTGTTCATGAAGTTAGTTTCAGTTGCCAAGTTTGAcaattttatgtaatattttaCTTAGTTATCAAAGACAAAGTCCATTATTAAGCCATTCAATTTCTCAATCTTATTCTATtgattttctgaatttttgtttcattttttattgagccttgtatttttatttttattttaataaaaaaatttatacaaacTTGAAGGGATTTTTATTTGTCATATTATTGAGCACTATTCATATTCATGCAAACCTCAGgtcaatattataattctAGTTGGCAtcaatttatgatttattgatttgaggggggaaaaagaagaaaagacaaCAGTAGAAGTTCCAAAATTCCAACTAAAAAATGACTCAAATGCATGCATGCTTCATTATCAaccaaacaattaattaaggAGGAGCATAGGCATGTGTCCCCCTACCACTAAGATCtagaagaggaaaagaaaatgttcTTGATGGTAAATGTATGGaagggagaaaaagaaaggcacTTGAAAGACAAGAAAGGTGAAGTAATTTGCAAGATTTGAAAGAACCAAGGGACAGGGACAAGGCTGCTCCTGTTCCTCTTGTGACtactaataatattacaaTGGAATATTTAGTGTTTTATGTactctttttatctttttattttctttatcatataaacatcatcatgcttcttaaCTCTGTAGAGAATTTGATCAGGAAACAatcaaagaaacaagaaacaCATATTTACTCTATCGTGCATGTGTGGGCTCAAAATAAGATTGTTCACTTCTCATGAACCGGCTACAAAGTAGACTTGAGATTTAGAGAGGGATGCCAGCTATCAGTTGCATGTGTATCCAggcattaaatatttttcggatcctctttttattatatatacattgaTCTTGATCCAAGAAGAGTGGATAATATATACCTATTAATCTATTATCacttgtattatttttatccatGGAAAAAGGGAGGTTGCAGGTACTGCAGACCAGACCATAGTCATTGACTCTTGTCTCTTGAATTCTGAAAATGAAGTATCTTTTATCAACTCCTGTCTCTTTGAAAATTCCTGGAAGCTTTGTCTGCTTCTGGCTACTGGCTACTGATTTCTAAAGGACAAAACTGAAGATGgaaatttttctctttcctagataattaatttagctTATTGGGAATGTTTTTTAAACCATTAATCTCAAAATAGATTCAATGACCTCATGATACAACCCTTCTAATCTTGttcttaaattcaaaattgctTTAAAAGAAGAGAGTTATCGGAATTTcgattttgatattttatattacaaaACGTGTAAAAATAAGAGTTCTCCCTAACCTCATCTGTTGATTTTGATTATGTAATGTTAGACTTAGgaaaaaggtgaaatcaagAAATGAACccagaaaatataataataataaaagaagttGCAAGCAATGAATTGAGATGTACTTACAGCTCTAGTGTCGGTGGCAACAGCAGTGACGACAAACATAAGATTAAAGCTAATAATAAATTCCAAAGCAAAAGCTTGACCATATCCTCCTGAAGGAACTGTCACTCCTCCACTCATAAATGGATGAAATATCACTTTCAATGCAAATGCTGCACATACTGATGCACTCACTTGTGCTCCAATATACACCGGCACCTGGGAACATGATTACAGCAGTTCAGGGATCGAATACATATAAAGGAAGGAAAAAGATAATGCCAAGTTATAAGTGATTATACATGTTTCCATGGGAAGTGTCTGAGGGCAGCAAAAGCAATGGTGATAGATGGATTGAGATGGGCTCCAGAGATATGGCCAGTTGACAATATTACTATCATAACAGCTAGTCCAGTAGAGACAGCCAAGCCTATTAGAGTTTCTGTGCCTTGTGTTTTTTGATTGACAATAGCTGTAGCTGTCCCTGCGAACATCAGTATAAGTGTGCCTATGAACTCAGCTCCCACCTGCAAAGATTATTATCAATAACGAATATATGATCAGAAAGAGATTGTTGGCTAAAAGTGCTACTAGAGTCGTTTCCAGGATTATAATGAGATATAGCAGTGTCTGTCTTCAGGGCGATGAGTTTATGGTTTCAAACTCTAGTAGAGTGCAGttagtgaaaagaaaaaggaaagggaaGAGAGATGAACACCTTTCTTGCAAGAGACACAGGAGGAGGGAGAAGTGAGCAAGAGACAGGAGGCAATCTGCCTTCTTCAAGAGACCATTCTTCAACGCTGAAGCATTTGCAACTCTTGAGAAGGGATTTCCTACCAAAGCCAACACCATTGCCATTACCTCTGTCCCCTTTAAAACCACCAAAGAGAGGAGCACCAGGAGTTCCTGGTGTTGCTGGTGTTGAAGGAGCTGATGGAACCTCTTCATTGTCCATATTGCTCTACAATCTATAACCAAGAATTAAAGAGgactagtatatatatatatatgtaaacaagaagaaagccagaaaagtattataatatacttgaTAACAGTATATATAGTAGCAGTACAAGTATACTGAGAGAGAAGCCAAGAAGATGAGCTTGCACTCTTGTTTGTCTCTATGTATGTTATTGAAGTGAGGGAGGTATCTGATATTTATAGTACAATAGAAGTTGACTTGAGGGAATCACATTATAATAGTGGTAGGAAACTACTGATAGACATGGGAAACAAAGGGGTTGGTTGGTAATAGCCATGGAAATGGTAGTGGGGGAAGATGTGGGTCTTTGTAATACTTGCAACTTTGAAAGAGTGGTAATAACTTGGGATAGGTGTGACCCATTTTCCCttgttcattttcttatttataataaggATCATCTCTTCATGTGTCTATTTTCTAAATtcaaaatgtttatttttttggctttcttttcttactttaaGAAACTGTTCTTttaaggaataaaataaaagttttattaataaatattttataaacaacaaaaacctaaaaaaaaatattaattccaATTTTTGGttttacatattatattaaattaatttatctttttattcaataaaaacatataaaccCACATTTCATTAAgagtaaatataattaataaaatttaaagaaataaaaatacatgtcTTACAGACTATTATCTAATGAGTTAACTTCATATAATTTGcctataaaaaatacataatttaaGTATAAACAGGATGATAAAAAAAAGGTAAGTTTCTTTACTGAGTCACtcttcaattctttttctccttttacatataaaattcattCATTGCTTCACTCAATTGTGCATCAGTTacataaaaatgaaacatTACCTCCTAAGACTgcaacaaaaggaaaattCACAGCTAAGTAAAATCCCTAATTTAGCATGAAAAAACACTAGAGAAATGTGATGTGAGGTACAATAGTTCTGCCAGGCATTACCACCGTTCATTGTGGCAGCAGGCTGCTTCTTCTTTGCCATTTTCACATGCATCTTTACAGTTATGAAAATGGAGaattatataagtatttaatttgatGTGTCTACTAATTCTCCATAAGAGATATCAAAGTATTGCAACTGCAATTTTATTCAGGCACCCAAATAgacattatatattttcaaataaatttgaagATATGCTAATGCCTATATTGCtgaatttgtatattttattatttataatttcccAAAACaagttttcaaatttattcTAGATTTAATATGTGTATTCAGAAATTCTCTGGTAAAATAAGCTTGCATCAGTCTACATTTCTCTGCTATATTTGCAGCTTTTCTTATTCCACTTGCAATGTTCTTGGGATTAATTCTACCATTTGCACCAACTTCCCCCCCTCTTTGTAACTTTACTTGCATTGCACTTTGGATGTGCATGGACACATTTTTCTCAGTTTTATTAAGGTTCCCtatttttaatcataattaaCATGAGAaagtgttttttctttttcatctaGACCAAGTCATTATGgataaatacttatatatgATTAGTATACGATTATGAGTGAACTGAACCAACTTAGGCCTAGCTAGATTGGTAGAAGCTTTTGTCTTTAGAGATAGATGTCTCGAGTTCAAGACTTCCTccacctcttatggggttaatttctcttagagtaaaaaaaataaactaaaaacaaaaatggaGAATCCATAATGGCCTGCTCAAAAATCCCTCAACTAAGAATTAGAATGACAATAcaaatgattttgttttagccataaaagtttaatttatatcattttaatcatttaactTCAATTGTGTTTTGATTTAGTGGTAAACATagccaataaaaaaataactaaaaaaaatacaacatgtcaattttttattagcagtattaaaattgaatgattgaaataacacaaattaaaattttataattaaaatatatttgatattactattccatattatttaaatttagttatttaatacAGACTACATTTTTGTCAATGAGTCATGataaactttttctttattataactAGTTAAACCCAAGCTTTAGGTTTTAATTATGTCATTGCACACACTTTATTCTATTGTAGCCAACAATCGGTCATTAAGAAGTTAATCAGAAACTAAACTTTTTAAGTGGGATTAGTGTTTCATGATTGAACACCTTTTCTCGATTATGAAAGCATAACTGCGCAATTAacataacttttaattattttcattgaaTATATTAGTCAGAGCATAGGATTTGATCGTAAATGGAGAATCTCGATGATGAaccatcaaataaaataacaaaataattatcatctaatcacacatatatttatatatataaaacctAATAGTATGTGAAGGAATAATTGTTGGGGCACATGCCCACCTCTTAGTTAAAAAGTACTTTGACAGAGTTGAGTGAtcatatatactaaaattactaAAGCTGCTTTATTATTACTTCTTGTTTTTGTG is a genomic window containing:
- the LOC8259748 gene encoding uncharacterized protein LOC8259748, with the protein product MFDNNDQDPWLAPDKLYHILFCLFLTLFFSKLASLTRHSFLRNHSIRIGSILSLAAGAAKEAADHFGLFPSAGASVKDAVADLLGVFIAAFALSICKNPNGSDTGPGQNRRVLPV
- the LOC8259747 gene encoding aquaporin NIP6-1, with product MDNEEVPSAPSTPATPGTPGAPLFGGFKGDRGNGNGVGFGRKSLLKSCKCFSVEEWSLEEGRLPPVSCSLLPPPVSLARKVGAEFIGTLILMFAGTATAIVNQKTQGTETLIGLAVSTGLAVMIVILSTGHISGAHLNPSITIAFAALRHFPWKHVPVYIGAQVSASVCAAFALKVIFHPFMSGGVTVPSGGYGQAFALEFIISFNLMFVVTAVATDTRAVGELAGIAVGATVTLNILIAGETTGASMNPVRTLGPAIAANNYKAIWVYLTAPILGALCGAGIYSAVKLPEEDGDAREKPSTARSFRR